A genomic region of Streptomyces sp. NBC_00247 contains the following coding sequences:
- a CDS encoding TerD family protein, giving the protein MTVNMTKGQAISLQKQDGGTLTAVRMGLGWQAAPRRGFFGSRTREIDLDASAVLFADKQPVDVVFFRHLVSDDGSVKHTGDNLVGGAGSGGDDEAILVDLARVPVHIDQIVFTVNSFTGQTFQEVQNAFCRIVDETNGQELARYTLDGGGQYTAQIMAKVHRAGAGWQMTALGNPANGRTFQDLMPAILPHL; this is encoded by the coding sequence GGGAACCCTGACCGCGGTGCGGATGGGGCTCGGCTGGCAGGCGGCACCGCGCCGCGGCTTCTTCGGATCGCGCACCCGCGAGATCGACCTGGACGCCTCGGCGGTCCTGTTCGCCGACAAGCAGCCGGTGGACGTGGTGTTCTTCCGGCACCTCGTCAGCGATGACGGCTCGGTCAAGCACACCGGCGACAACCTCGTCGGCGGCGCCGGATCGGGTGGCGACGACGAGGCGATCCTGGTGGACCTGGCGAGGGTGCCGGTCCACATCGACCAGATCGTCTTCACGGTGAACAGCTTCACCGGCCAGACGTTCCAGGAGGTACAGAACGCCTTCTGCCGCATCGTCGACGAGACCAACGGCCAGGAATTGGCCCGTTACACCCTCGACGGCGGCGGCCAGTACACCGCCCAGATCATGGCGAAGGTGCACCGTGCCGGTGCCGGCTGGCAGATGACCGCTCTCGGCAACCCCGCCAACGGCCGCACCTTCCAGGACCTGATGCCGGCGATCCTGCCGCACCTCTGA
- a CDS encoding TerD family protein has protein sequence MTAELVRGQNHPLPSTRLEVRVSAGSPVVAGATLADEQGTVRGAAWVAHPGAPRLPGIEVPRRAASEHRLDLDLDALPGEVHRVTVLLALPRTPGAPTGFGAVAAPFVSVTGPEGTGIAGFTLTGLDTESAVGALEFYRRAGAWKVRAVGQGYSSGLAGMLFDHGLSEAAELAAAILLAAAGPLVPAPQGPPATLAGAVVAGADDVADAAAVPPGGRIDYAHPRRRTVPAAPAPSTAPPTSTAPSAPAPSTAPAFPPGTAGSPVTPPAAPTGPAAPVAGDAAGHSMDERLYNQVWGMFEDLARSAAAYRGAVGFAQSRLEEELDRLLSDPRNRIGGAGDTAREAARAKHDELVARAREALDRDLAQLVAESEVVEPALPAPCAGWDKPVWHAHRAVSGEPWALRLGEVHLPERPELRIPLLVRLPLERGLWIDSGRSESGADMVRDGAELKRLALESAVAHAVRLLAAYPAGEMSVQVVDPAGAGAAALAPLIRAGVLAGPPASGAAGVEAVLDRLTRRVDLVQMAVRAGAADALPPDLDPAGQLLVVNDFPHGFDDRAVTRLRYLAYEGPSVGVHLLLVADQEDASAYGPVLAPFWRGLLRLTPLAGDHLADPWVRHVWTYEPPSVPQGSRVLEQVLATVAEARRARGL, from the coding sequence ATGACGGCCGAACTCGTCCGGGGGCAGAACCATCCGCTGCCCTCGACCCGTCTGGAAGTCCGGGTGTCGGCGGGCTCGCCGGTCGTGGCCGGAGCCACCCTCGCCGACGAGCAGGGCACCGTACGGGGCGCCGCATGGGTCGCCCACCCCGGAGCACCCAGGCTGCCCGGCATCGAAGTGCCCCGACGGGCCGCCTCCGAGCACCGGCTCGACCTCGATCTCGACGCACTGCCCGGGGAGGTGCACCGCGTCACCGTGCTGCTGGCCCTTCCCCGGACACCCGGCGCCCCCACCGGCTTCGGCGCGGTGGCCGCGCCTTTCGTGTCCGTCACCGGACCCGAGGGCACCGGGATCGCCGGCTTCACCCTCACCGGGCTGGACACCGAGTCCGCCGTCGGCGCCCTGGAGTTCTACCGCCGCGCCGGCGCCTGGAAGGTGCGGGCCGTCGGTCAGGGCTACTCCTCCGGGCTCGCGGGCATGCTCTTTGACCATGGGCTGAGCGAGGCGGCGGAGCTGGCGGCCGCGATCCTCCTGGCGGCGGCCGGACCTCTCGTTCCGGCCCCGCAGGGACCCCCCGCGACCCTGGCCGGAGCTGTGGTGGCCGGCGCCGACGATGTGGCGGACGCGGCGGCGGTCCCGCCCGGCGGCCGGATCGACTACGCGCACCCGCGCCGCCGGACCGTCCCCGCCGCCCCGGCCCCGTCGACCGCCCCGCCCACGTCGACCGCCCCGTCCGCCCCGGCCCCGTCGACCGCGCCGGCCTTCCCGCCAGGCACGGCCGGCTCTCCTGTCACCCCTCCCGCGGCCCCGACCGGCCCCGCCGCGCCGGTGGCCGGGGACGCCGCCGGGCACTCCATGGACGAGCGGCTCTACAACCAGGTCTGGGGCATGTTCGAGGACCTGGCCCGGAGCGCCGCCGCCTACCGGGGCGCCGTCGGTTTCGCCCAGTCGCGGCTGGAGGAGGAACTCGACCGCCTCCTGTCCGACCCGCGCAACCGCATCGGCGGGGCGGGAGACACCGCGCGTGAGGCGGCACGGGCGAAACACGACGAGTTGGTCGCCCGTGCCCGGGAGGCGCTCGACCGGGACCTCGCGCAGCTGGTGGCCGAGTCCGAGGTGGTGGAGCCCGCGCTCCCCGCCCCCTGCGCCGGCTGGGACAAGCCCGTCTGGCACGCTCACCGGGCCGTGTCCGGGGAGCCCTGGGCCCTGCGGCTCGGCGAGGTACATCTGCCCGAACGTCCGGAGCTGCGCATTCCGCTGCTCGTGCGGCTCCCGCTGGAGCGCGGCCTGTGGATCGACTCGGGGCGGAGCGAATCGGGGGCGGACATGGTGCGGGACGGTGCGGAGCTGAAGCGCCTCGCACTGGAGAGCGCCGTCGCGCATGCCGTACGGCTGCTCGCCGCGTACCCGGCGGGAGAGATGTCGGTCCAGGTCGTCGACCCGGCGGGGGCCGGCGCCGCCGCCCTCGCGCCGCTGATCCGTGCCGGAGTGCTCGCCGGGCCGCCGGCATCGGGGGCCGCCGGGGTGGAGGCCGTCCTCGACCGGCTCACCCGACGCGTCGACCTGGTCCAGATGGCGGTCCGGGCCGGTGCCGCCGACGCGCTGCCGCCGGATCTCGACCCGGCCGGACAACTGCTCGTCGTCAACGACTTCCCGCACGGCTTCGACGACCGCGCGGTCACCCGGCTGCGCTACCTCGCCTACGAGGGCCCCTCGGTCGGAGTGCATCTGCTGCTGGTCGCGGACCAGGAGGACGCGTCCGCGTACGGGCCGGTCCTCGCACCGTTCTGGCGGGGGCTCCTCCGGCTCACCCCGCTCGCGGGCGACCACCTCGCCGACCCCTGGGTCCGTCACGTGTGGACGTACGAGCCTCCGAGCGTCCCGCAGGGCAGCCGGGTCCTGGAACAGGTGCTCGCCACCGTGGCCGAGGCACGACGGGCCCGCGGGCTCTGA
- a CDS encoding TerC family protein yields MDVSWTLWVLTILGLAALIAVDFFIGRKPHDVSTKEAGIWTVVWITLAALFGLGLLVFGNSQASGEFFAGFITEKSLSVDNLFVFVLIMAKFSVPSQLQQRVLLVGVLIALVLRAIFIAAGAAVIANFSWVFYIFGAFLIYTAWKLIQEARADEDEEEFEENRLLKSIEHRFGVADRYHGTKLFIRNNGKRVMTPLMVVMLAIGTTDVLFALDSIPAIFGLTQDPYIVFTANAFALMGLRQLYFLIGGLLKKLVHLSYGLSVILGFIGVKLVLHALHESGVHVPEISIPLSLSVICGVLVITTITSLIAGRKQAAAGAASERESGSPADATGDADAEARKGSSSVGG; encoded by the coding sequence GTGGACGTTTCATGGACCCTCTGGGTGCTGACCATTCTCGGTCTGGCAGCCCTCATCGCCGTCGACTTCTTCATCGGGCGCAAGCCCCATGACGTGTCGACCAAGGAAGCCGGAATCTGGACGGTCGTCTGGATCACTCTGGCGGCACTCTTCGGCCTGGGCTTGCTGGTCTTCGGCAACAGCCAGGCCTCGGGCGAGTTCTTCGCCGGCTTCATCACCGAGAAATCACTGAGCGTCGACAACCTCTTCGTCTTCGTCCTGATCATGGCGAAGTTCTCGGTGCCCTCCCAGCTCCAGCAGCGGGTGCTGCTGGTCGGCGTGCTGATCGCCCTGGTGCTCCGGGCGATCTTCATCGCGGCCGGCGCGGCCGTCATCGCCAACTTCTCCTGGGTCTTCTACATCTTCGGCGCGTTCCTGATCTACACGGCATGGAAGCTGATCCAGGAGGCGCGGGCCGACGAGGACGAGGAGGAGTTCGAGGAGAACCGGCTGCTCAAGTCCATCGAGCACCGTTTCGGCGTCGCCGACCGGTACCACGGCACCAAGCTCTTCATCCGGAACAACGGCAAGCGCGTCATGACCCCGCTGATGGTCGTCATGCTCGCGATCGGCACCACCGACGTGCTCTTCGCCCTCGACTCCATCCCGGCGATCTTCGGCCTGACCCAGGACCCGTACATCGTCTTCACGGCCAACGCCTTCGCGCTGATGGGGCTGCGCCAGTTGTACTTCCTCATCGGCGGGCTGCTGAAGAAGCTGGTCCACCTCAGCTACGGACTCTCGGTGATCCTCGGCTTCATCGGCGTCAAGCTGGTGCTGCACGCGCTGCACGAGTCGGGTGTGCACGTCCCGGAGATCTCGATCCCGCTCTCGCTCTCCGTCATCTGCGGCGTCCTGGTGATCACCACCATCACCAGCCTGATCGCGGGCCGGAAGCAGGCGGCGGCCGGGGCCGCGTCCGAGCGGGAGTCCGGCTCCCCGGCCGACGCCACGGGCGACGCCGACGCCGAAGCCCGCAAGGGCAGCAGCAGCGTCGGCGGCTGA
- a CDS encoding MBL fold metallo-hydrolase, with protein sequence MTYSGAVRVGGPADVHELTGLMISKVAVGPMNNNAYLLRCRATGEQLLIDAANEADTLLRLIGEDGIASVVTTHQHGDHWQALAEVVAATGAVTYAGRYDAEGIPVATDVLVEDEGTIRVGEVTLTARRLVGHTPGSIALVYDDPHGAPHLFTGDCLFPGGVGNTRKDPEAFASLLHDVETKLFDQLPDETWVYPGHGHDTTLGDERGQLPQWRARGW encoded by the coding sequence ATGACCTACAGCGGAGCGGTGCGGGTCGGCGGACCCGCGGACGTGCACGAGCTGACCGGCCTGATGATCTCCAAGGTCGCGGTCGGCCCGATGAACAACAACGCCTACCTGCTGCGCTGCCGGGCCACCGGCGAGCAGCTCCTCATCGACGCCGCCAACGAGGCGGACACCCTGCTGCGGCTCATCGGTGAGGACGGCATCGCCTCGGTGGTCACCACGCACCAGCACGGTGACCACTGGCAGGCGCTGGCCGAGGTGGTCGCCGCCACCGGCGCCGTCACGTACGCCGGACGGTACGACGCCGAGGGCATCCCCGTCGCGACCGACGTCCTGGTGGAGGACGAGGGCACCATCCGGGTCGGCGAGGTCACCCTGACCGCCCGCCGCCTGGTCGGCCACACCCCGGGTTCCATCGCGCTGGTCTACGACGACCCGCACGGGGCTCCGCACCTCTTCACCGGCGACTGCCTCTTCCCCGGAGGCGTCGGAAACACCCGCAAGGACCCCGAGGCCTTCGCGAGCCTGCTCCACGACGTGGAGACCAAGCTCTTCGACCAGCTCCCCGACGAGACCTGGGTCTACCCGGGTCACGGCCACGACACCACGCTCGGCGACGAGCGCGGACAGCTCCCCCAGTGGCGCGCCCGGGGCTGGTGA
- a CDS encoding maleylpyruvate isomerase family mycothiol-dependent enzyme — MSDPVRDLESVREATERLLSAVALWDKSTVSEPSRLPGWSRGHVLAHLSRNADALRNVLRGLPMYANGEIRDRDIEAGAPRSLAEHLEDLRTSGELFLAEAAVTADWSRTVELRAGVTDSALHLPFRRWAEVELHHVDLGTGYELEDLPEAFVIREIDFLAGRFGDHPQVVSTGIRADDGRVWTTGGGKEGPVTGVGGPAPELLGWLSGRRDGSALTVEGGPLPVLPPL; from the coding sequence ATGAGCGATCCTGTGCGCGACCTGGAATCCGTACGCGAAGCTACGGAGCGTCTGCTTTCCGCAGTCGCCCTATGGGACAAATCCACTGTCTCCGAACCGTCCCGTCTGCCCGGTTGGAGCCGGGGCCATGTTCTGGCCCACCTGTCACGTAACGCCGACGCGCTCCGAAATGTTCTCCGAGGGCTCCCGATGTACGCGAACGGCGAAATCCGCGACCGAGACATCGAGGCCGGAGCGCCCCGCTCGCTCGCCGAGCACCTGGAGGACCTGCGCACGAGCGGCGAGCTGTTCCTCGCCGAGGCCGCCGTCACCGCCGACTGGTCACGCACCGTGGAACTACGGGCCGGCGTGACGGACTCCGCCCTCCACCTCCCCTTCCGGCGCTGGGCCGAGGTCGAGCTGCACCACGTGGACCTCGGTACGGGGTACGAGCTGGAGGACCTGCCGGAGGCATTCGTGATCCGGGAGATCGACTTCCTGGCGGGGCGCTTCGGAGACCACCCGCAGGTGGTCTCCACCGGCATCCGGGCCGACGACGGCCGCGTATGGACCACGGGTGGCGGCAAGGAGGGCCCCGTGACCGGTGTCGGCGGCCCGGCTCCGGAACTCCTGGGCTGGCTCTCGGGCCGCCGCGACGGCTCGGCCCTGACCGTGGAGGGCGGCCCTCTCCCCGTACTGCCGCCGCTATAG
- the uvrA gene encoding excinuclease ABC subunit UvrA — protein MADRLIVRGAREHNLKNVSLDLPRDSLIVFTGLSGSGKSSLAFDTIFAEGQRRYVESLSSYARQFLGQMDKPDVDFIEGLSPAVSIDQKSTSRNPRSTVGTITEVYDYLRLLFARIGKPHCPECRRPISRQSPQAIVDKVLGLPEGSRFQVLSPLVRERKGEFVDLFADLQTKGYSRARVDGATIQLSEPPTLKKQEKHTIEVVIDRLTVKDSAKRRLTDSVETALGLSGGMVVLDFVDLPEDDPERERMFSEHLYCPYDDLSFEELEPRSFSFNSPFGACPDCTGIGTRMEVDAELVVPDEEKSLDEGAIHPWSHGHTKEYFGRLIGALAEALGFRTDIPWAGLPQRAKKALLYGHKIKTEVRYRNRYGRERAYTTPSFEGAVQFVKRRHSEAESDSSRERFEGYMREVPCPTCEGTRLKPIVLAVTVMEKSIAEVAAMSISDCAEFLGRLKLNARDKKIAERVLKEVNERLKFLVDVGLDYLSLNRAAGTLSGGEAQRIRLATQIGSGLVGVLYVLDEPSIGLHQRDNHRLIETLVRLRDMGNTLIVVEHDEDTIKVADWVVDIGPGAGEHGGKVVHSGSLKELLANKQSITGQYLSGKREITVPDVRRPVDPSRRLTVHGARENNLQDIDVSFPLGVLTAVTGVSGSGKSTLVNDILYTHLARELNGAKSVPGRHTRVDGDDLVDKVVHVDQSPIGRTPRSNPATYTGVFDHVRRLFAETMEAKVRGYLPGRFSFNVKGGRCENCSGDGTIKIEMNFLPDVYVPCEVCHGARYNRETLEVHYKGKSIAEVLDMPIEEGLEFFEAVPTIARHLRTLNEVGLGYVRLGQSAPTLSGGEAQRVKLASELQKRSTGRTVYVLDEPTTGLHFEDISKLIKVLSGLVDKGNSVVVIEHNLDVIKTADWVIDMGPEGGNGGGLVVAEGTPEEVAAVPASHTGKFLQDVLDTDRINEAAVPAARKPVRKTAARKTVAAKTAPARRTATAATAKQPAKKATRARKA, from the coding sequence GTGGCCGACCGTCTCATCGTCCGTGGCGCGCGCGAGCACAACCTGAAGAACGTCTCGCTCGACCTGCCCCGTGACTCCCTCATCGTCTTCACCGGGCTCTCCGGGTCGGGTAAGTCCTCCCTCGCGTTCGACACGATCTTCGCCGAGGGGCAGCGGCGCTACGTCGAGTCGCTCTCCTCGTACGCCCGGCAGTTCCTCGGCCAGATGGACAAGCCGGACGTCGACTTCATCGAGGGCCTCTCGCCCGCCGTCTCCATCGACCAGAAGTCGACCTCGCGCAACCCGCGCTCGACGGTCGGCACCATCACGGAGGTCTACGACTACCTCCGCCTGCTCTTCGCCCGCATCGGCAAGCCGCACTGCCCCGAGTGCCGGCGGCCGATCTCCCGCCAGTCGCCGCAGGCCATCGTGGACAAGGTCCTCGGCCTGCCCGAGGGAAGCCGCTTCCAGGTGCTCTCCCCGCTGGTCCGCGAGCGCAAGGGCGAGTTCGTCGACCTCTTCGCCGACCTCCAGACCAAGGGGTACAGCCGTGCCCGGGTCGACGGCGCCACCATCCAGCTCTCCGAGCCCCCCACGCTGAAGAAGCAGGAGAAGCACACCATCGAGGTGGTCATCGACCGCCTCACGGTGAAGGACAGCGCCAAGCGCCGGCTGACCGACTCGGTGGAGACGGCCCTCGGACTCTCCGGCGGCATGGTCGTGCTCGACTTCGTGGACCTCCCCGAGGACGACCCCGAGCGTGAGCGGATGTTCTCCGAGCACCTCTACTGTCCGTACGACGACCTCTCCTTCGAGGAGCTGGAGCCCCGCTCCTTCTCCTTCAACTCGCCCTTCGGCGCCTGCCCCGACTGCACCGGCATCGGCACCCGCATGGAGGTCGACGCCGAGCTGGTCGTCCCGGACGAGGAGAAGTCGCTCGACGAGGGAGCCATCCACCCCTGGTCGCACGGCCACACCAAGGAGTACTTCGGCCGCCTCATCGGCGCACTCGCCGAGGCCCTCGGCTTCCGCACGGACATCCCGTGGGCCGGGCTTCCGCAGCGCGCCAAGAAGGCCCTGCTCTACGGCCACAAGATCAAGACCGAGGTGCGCTACCGCAACCGCTACGGCCGCGAGCGCGCCTACACCACGCCCTCCTTCGAGGGTGCGGTCCAGTTCGTGAAGCGGCGGCACTCCGAGGCCGAGAGCGACTCCAGCCGGGAGCGCTTCGAGGGGTACATGCGCGAGGTGCCCTGCCCGACCTGTGAGGGCACCCGCCTCAAGCCGATCGTCCTCGCGGTCACGGTGATGGAGAAGTCCATCGCCGAGGTCGCCGCGATGTCGATCAGCGACTGCGCGGAGTTCCTCGGCCGCCTCAAGCTCAACGCCCGGGACAAGAAGATCGCCGAGCGGGTCCTCAAGGAGGTCAACGAGCGGCTGAAGTTCCTCGTCGACGTGGGCCTCGACTACCTCTCGCTGAACCGCGCGGCCGGCACCCTGTCCGGTGGTGAGGCCCAGCGCATCCGCCTCGCCACCCAGATCGGCTCCGGCCTGGTCGGCGTGCTGTACGTGCTGGACGAGCCGTCCATCGGCCTGCACCAGCGCGACAACCACCGGCTGATCGAGACCCTCGTCAGGCTCCGCGACATGGGCAACACGCTCATCGTCGTGGAACACGACGAGGACACGATCAAGGTCGCGGACTGGGTCGTGGACATCGGCCCCGGAGCGGGGGAGCACGGCGGCAAGGTGGTCCACTCCGGATCGCTGAAGGAGCTGCTGGCCAACAAGCAGTCGATCACCGGCCAGTACCTCTCGGGCAAGCGGGAGATCACCGTCCCCGACGTCCGCCGCCCCGTGGACCCGAGCCGCCGGCTCACCGTGCACGGCGCCCGGGAGAACAACCTCCAGGACATCGACGTCTCCTTCCCCCTCGGCGTCCTCACGGCCGTCACCGGGGTCTCCGGCTCCGGCAAGTCCACCCTGGTCAACGACATCCTCTACACCCACCTGGCCCGGGAGCTCAACGGCGCCAAGTCGGTCCCCGGCCGGCACACCCGGGTGGACGGGGACGACCTCGTCGACAAGGTGGTCCACGTCGACCAGTCGCCCATCGGCCGGACCCCCCGGTCCAACCCGGCGACCTACACCGGAGTCTTCGACCACGTCCGCAGGCTCTTCGCGGAGACGATGGAGGCGAAGGTGCGCGGCTATCTGCCGGGCCGCTTCTCCTTCAACGTGAAGGGCGGGCGCTGCGAGAACTGCTCGGGCGACGGCACCATCAAGATCGAGATGAACTTCCTGCCCGACGTGTACGTGCCGTGCGAGGTCTGCCACGGAGCCCGGTACAACCGGGAGACCCTGGAGGTCCACTACAAGGGCAAGTCCATCGCCGAGGTGCTGGACATGCCGATCGAGGAAGGCCTGGAATTCTTCGAGGCCGTCCCGACCATCGCGCGGCACCTGCGCACCCTCAACGAGGTCGGCCTCGGATATGTCCGGCTCGGGCAGTCCGCGCCGACGCTCTCCGGCGGTGAGGCGCAGCGCGTGAAGCTGGCGAGCGAGCTCCAGAAGCGCTCCACGGGCCGCACGGTCTACGTCCTGGACGAGCCGACCACCGGTCTGCACTTCGAGGACATCAGCAAGTTGATCAAGGTCCTCTCCGGACTGGTCGACAAGGGCAACTCCGTCGTCGTCATCGAGCACAACCTCGATGTGATCAAGACGGCGGACTGGGTCATCGACATGGGCCCCGAGGGCGGCAACGGCGGTGGCCTGGTGGTCGCCGAAGGCACCCCGGAGGAGGTGGCGGCCGTGCCCGCCAGCCACACCGGGAAGTTCCTCCAGGACGTCCTGGACACCGACCGGATCAACGAGGCGGCCGTGCCCGCCGCGCGCAAGCCGGTGCGCAAGACCGCCGCCAGGAAGACGGTCGCCGCCAAGACCGCTCCCGCCCGGCGGACGGCCACCGCCGCCACGGCGAAGCAGCCGGCCAAGAAGGCGACCCGCGCCCGCAAGGCGTGA
- a CDS encoding Rieske (2Fe-2S) protein — protein sequence MSGSPATRRTVLKGAALVGTAGLGAAACSTDSKLGHAETPTPTAQVDLGAADAVPVGGSKLYSEQRLVVACPSKGRYKAFSAQCTHAGCLLYKVEDNEGHCPCHGSVFDTTTGEVIHGPATVPLPAVPVSAADGRLTAGPGA from the coding sequence ATGTCCGGCTCGCCCGCCACCCGCCGCACCGTGCTGAAGGGCGCCGCGCTCGTCGGCACCGCCGGGCTGGGAGCGGCCGCCTGCTCGACCGACTCCAAGCTCGGGCACGCCGAGACCCCGACTCCGACCGCGCAGGTCGACCTCGGCGCGGCCGACGCCGTCCCGGTCGGCGGATCGAAGCTCTACAGCGAGCAGCGCCTGGTGGTGGCCTGCCCGTCGAAGGGCCGGTACAAGGCGTTCAGCGCCCAGTGCACCCACGCGGGCTGCCTGCTGTACAAGGTCGAGGACAACGAGGGCCACTGCCCCTGCCACGGCAGCGTCTTCGACACCACGACCGGCGAGGTCATCCACGGCCCGGCCACCGTGCCGCTGCCCGCCGTCCCGGTCAGCGCGGCCGACGGCCGGCTCACCGCGGGTCCCGGCGCCTGA